From the Oryzihumus leptocrescens genome, one window contains:
- a CDS encoding adenosylmethionine--8-amino-7-oxononanoate transaminase, translating to MSDLDDLLAFDRDHLWHPYSSALTPSTPHLVESAGGVRLRLRLPSGERREVVDAMSSWWCAVHGYAVPQLDAAAHQQLSRMSHVMFGGLTHEPAVELGRRLIDLAPRPEGADASPLQHVFFADSGSVSVEVALKMAWQLHVNAGRPRRKMFTILGGYHGDTFAPMSVTDPVGGMHTLFTGVLPEQVFAPRPPAGLDVGPDDPAMVEWERATRELYARFADDIAAVVVEPLLQGAGGMHVYSPYAVQVLASLAREHGALVIFDEIATGFGRTGTLWAAQRCGVVPDVMTVGKALTGGYLTLAAVLCTSDVARGVSGGASGALMHGPTFMANPLACAVALASLDLLQANDWSAQVARLEEGLARGLKPAADLPHVRDVRVLGGVGVIQLDEPVRTAEVAAAAIERGVWVRPFRDLVYTMPPYVSTAEDVATICSALVGAVAEVHGA from the coding sequence ATGAGCGACCTCGACGACCTGCTCGCGTTCGACCGCGACCACCTCTGGCACCCGTACTCCTCGGCGCTGACGCCCTCGACCCCGCACCTGGTCGAGTCGGCCGGCGGCGTGCGGCTGCGGCTGCGCCTGCCCTCCGGGGAGCGCCGCGAGGTCGTGGACGCGATGTCCTCGTGGTGGTGCGCGGTCCACGGGTATGCCGTGCCGCAGCTCGACGCCGCGGCTCACCAGCAGCTCTCCCGGATGAGCCACGTGATGTTCGGCGGGCTGACCCACGAGCCGGCGGTCGAGCTGGGCCGGCGACTCATCGACCTGGCGCCGCGGCCCGAGGGCGCGGACGCGTCGCCGCTGCAGCACGTGTTCTTCGCCGACTCCGGCTCGGTCTCGGTCGAGGTCGCGCTGAAGATGGCGTGGCAGCTGCACGTCAACGCCGGGCGCCCGCGCCGCAAGATGTTCACCATCCTCGGCGGCTACCACGGCGACACGTTCGCGCCGATGAGCGTCACAGACCCGGTCGGCGGCATGCACACGCTGTTCACCGGGGTGCTGCCCGAGCAGGTCTTCGCCCCGCGCCCGCCGGCCGGCCTCGACGTCGGCCCCGACGACCCGGCGATGGTCGAGTGGGAGCGCGCCACCCGCGAGCTCTACGCCCGCTTCGCCGACGACATCGCGGCGGTCGTCGTCGAGCCGCTGCTCCAGGGCGCCGGCGGCATGCACGTCTACAGCCCGTATGCGGTGCAGGTGCTCGCGAGCCTGGCCCGCGAGCACGGCGCGCTGGTCATCTTCGACGAGATCGCGACCGGCTTCGGGCGCACCGGCACGCTGTGGGCCGCGCAGCGCTGCGGCGTGGTGCCCGACGTGATGACGGTCGGCAAGGCGCTGACCGGCGGCTACCTCACCCTCGCCGCGGTGCTGTGCACCTCGGACGTGGCCCGCGGTGTCAGTGGCGGCGCGTCCGGCGCGCTGATGCACGGACCCACGTTCATGGCCAACCCCCTGGCCTGCGCGGTGGCCCTGGCCAGCCTGGACCTGCTCCAGGCCAACGACTGGTCGGCCCAGGTGGCGCGGCTGGAGGAGGGGCTGGCTCGCGGGCTCAAGCCGGCCGCCGACCTGCCGCACGTCAGGGACGTCCGGGTGCTCGGCGGGGTCGGCGTCATCCAGCTCGACGAGCCGGTGCGCACCGCCGAGGTCGCCGCCGCCGCGATCGAGCGCGGGGTGTGGGTGCGCCCGTTCCGCGACCTCGTCTACACGATGCCGCCCTACGTCAGCACCGCCGAGGACGTCGCCACGATCTGCTCGGCCCTGGTCGGCGCCGTCGCCGAGGTCCACGGCGCGTAA
- a CDS encoding YciI family protein, whose protein sequence is MAQYLVLIYENESGYDNPDPSVWQQAMEAHNRFAEQVVELGGQVLGGNALQPTATATSIRGDVVTDGPFAETKEALGGFYLIEAKDLDHALQISRLCPAPFGGVEVRPVMEFPEQG, encoded by the coding sequence ATGGCTCAGTACCTGGTCCTGATCTACGAGAACGAGTCCGGCTACGACAACCCCGACCCGAGCGTCTGGCAGCAGGCGATGGAGGCGCACAACCGGTTCGCCGAGCAAGTGGTCGAGCTCGGCGGGCAGGTCCTGGGCGGCAACGCGCTGCAGCCGACCGCCACCGCCACCTCGATCCGCGGCGACGTGGTCACCGACGGCCCGTTCGCGGAGACCAAGGAGGCGCTCGGCGGCTTCTACCTCATCGAGGCCAAGGACCTCGACCACGCCCTGCAGATCAGCAGGCTGTGCCCGGCGCCGTTCGGTGGGGTCGAGGTGCGCCCGGTCATGGAGTTCCCGGAGCAGGGCTGA
- a CDS encoding RNA polymerase sigma factor produces MAAQRELVREALAEAHRREWAHVLTATVRLTRDLDLAEECSQEAFLTAVEAWERDGVPRNPGAWLTTTAKRKALDALRRASTLRTKLPLLVEPEMTEDGPGERPDGGDIADDRLRLVFTCCHPALAREAQVALTLRLVCGLTTPEIAHAFLVSEPTMAARVTRAKKKITAARIPYRVPETHELPERLDAVLTVVHLVFTTGHTAPSGDTLVRPDLVARALDLARVLLELMPDEREVRGLLALLLLNDARRATRVDDSGELLLLEDQDRSRWDREQVADGRVLVMDALRGGRPGRFALQAAIAAVHAEAPSWGETDWRQVVGLYDLLLQAWPSPVVALNRAAAVAMRDGPDAGLAALDALDAGALAGYRYLPAARADLLRRLGHAGEAATAYRQALDLTDNAAERAFLQRRLAEVGG; encoded by the coding sequence TTGGCAGCGCAGCGTGAGCTGGTCCGCGAGGCGCTCGCGGAGGCGCACCGGCGCGAGTGGGCCCACGTGCTCACCGCGACGGTGCGCCTCACCCGCGACCTCGACCTGGCCGAGGAGTGCTCGCAGGAGGCGTTCCTCACCGCCGTCGAGGCCTGGGAGCGCGACGGGGTGCCGCGCAACCCGGGCGCCTGGCTGACCACCACGGCCAAGCGCAAGGCGCTCGACGCGCTGCGCCGGGCCTCGACGCTGCGCACCAAGCTGCCCCTGCTGGTCGAGCCCGAGATGACCGAGGACGGGCCGGGCGAACGGCCGGACGGCGGCGACATCGCCGACGACCGGCTCCGGCTGGTGTTCACCTGCTGCCACCCGGCGCTGGCCCGTGAGGCGCAGGTCGCCCTCACCCTGCGGCTGGTCTGCGGGCTGACCACCCCGGAGATCGCCCACGCCTTCCTGGTCAGCGAGCCGACGATGGCGGCGCGGGTGACCCGGGCGAAGAAGAAGATCACGGCCGCGCGCATCCCCTACCGGGTGCCGGAGACCCACGAGCTGCCCGAGCGGCTCGACGCGGTGCTGACCGTGGTGCACCTGGTCTTCACGACCGGGCACACCGCACCCTCCGGCGACACCCTCGTGCGGCCCGACCTCGTCGCCCGCGCCCTCGACCTGGCCCGGGTGCTGCTCGAGCTCATGCCCGACGAGCGGGAGGTCCGCGGCCTGCTCGCGCTGCTGCTGCTGAACGACGCGCGCCGGGCCACCCGCGTCGACGATTCCGGCGAGCTGCTGCTGCTGGAGGACCAGGACCGCAGCCGCTGGGACCGCGAGCAGGTGGCGGACGGGCGGGTCCTGGTCATGGACGCGCTGCGCGGCGGCCGGCCGGGGCGGTTCGCCCTGCAGGCCGCGATCGCCGCGGTGCACGCCGAGGCGCCGAGCTGGGGCGAGACCGACTGGCGGCAGGTGGTCGGCCTCTACGACCTGCTGCTGCAGGCCTGGCCCTCCCCGGTCGTCGCCCTCAACCGGGCCGCGGCGGTGGCGATGCGCGACGGGCCGGACGCCGGCCTGGCCGCCCTGGACGCCCTCGACGCCGGTGCGCTGGCCGGCTACCGCTACCTGCCGGCCGCCCGGGCCGACCTGCTGCGGCGGCTCGGCCACGCAGGGGAGGCGGCCACGGCATACCGGCAGGCCCTGGACCTGACCGACAACGCGGCCGAGCGGGCGTTCCTGCAGCGGCGGCTCGCCGAGGTCGGCGGCTGA
- the bioB gene encoding biotin synthase BioB, giving the protein MTAVETDILAVAREQVLERGEALRYEQILAVLNTPDEQLEELLALAHEVRMKYNGPDVEVEGIVSLKTGGCPEDCHFCSQSGQFTSPVRSVWLNIPELVKAAKQTRETGASEFCIVAAVRGPDERLMSQMREGVKAIHAEVDIQVAASLGMLTQEQVDDLRDMGVHRYNHNLEAGRSYFPQVVTTHTWEERWETCQMIKDSGMELCCGGLVGMGETVEQRAELAAQLGELEPHEVPLNFLNPRPGTPFGDLPVMEANDALRTIAAFRLALPRTILRYAGGRELTLGDLGTKNGLLGGINAVIVGNYLTTLGRDPKDDLALLDDLKMPIKALNATL; this is encoded by the coding sequence ATGACTGCCGTTGAGACTGACATTCTGGCCGTCGCGCGCGAGCAGGTGCTCGAGCGGGGCGAGGCGCTGCGCTACGAGCAGATCCTGGCCGTGCTGAACACCCCGGACGAGCAGCTCGAGGAGCTGCTGGCGCTCGCCCACGAGGTCCGGATGAAGTACAACGGCCCCGACGTCGAGGTCGAGGGCATCGTCTCGCTCAAGACCGGCGGCTGCCCCGAGGACTGCCACTTCTGCAGCCAGTCCGGGCAGTTCACCTCCCCGGTGCGCTCGGTGTGGCTGAACATCCCCGAGCTGGTCAAGGCGGCCAAGCAGACGCGCGAGACCGGCGCGTCCGAGTTCTGCATCGTCGCAGCGGTGCGCGGGCCGGACGAGCGCCTCATGAGCCAGATGCGCGAGGGCGTCAAGGCGATCCACGCCGAGGTCGACATCCAGGTCGCCGCCAGCCTGGGCATGCTCACCCAGGAGCAGGTCGACGACCTGCGCGACATGGGCGTGCACCGCTACAACCACAACCTCGAGGCCGGCAGGTCCTACTTCCCCCAGGTCGTCACCACCCACACGTGGGAGGAGCGCTGGGAGACCTGCCAGATGATCAAGGACTCCGGCATGGAGCTGTGCTGCGGCGGGCTGGTCGGCATGGGCGAGACCGTCGAGCAGCGCGCCGAGCTGGCCGCCCAGCTCGGGGAGCTCGAGCCGCACGAGGTGCCGCTGAACTTCCTCAACCCGCGGCCCGGCACGCCGTTCGGCGACCTGCCGGTCATGGAGGCCAACGACGCGCTGCGCACCATCGCGGCGTTCCGCCTGGCCCTGCCCCGCACGATCCTGCGCTACGCCGGCGGCCGCGAGCTGACCCTGGGCGACCTGGGCACCAAGAACGGCCTGCTCGGCGGCATCAACGCGGTCATCGTCGGCAACTACCTGACCACCCTGGGCCGCGACCCCAAGGACGACCTGGCGCTGCTGGACGACCTCAAGATGCCGATCAAGGCGCTCAACGCGACCCTCTGA
- a CDS encoding MBL fold metallo-hydrolase, with product MTEVDFTHAAPVPTDLDVAWVHGSRRGHTDPPIQVHKADPHTVVLRQSKDVDYEGPFLFLLFGNERAVLFDTGATADPARFPLADTIEALVVEWLREHPRQAYELVVAHTHAHGDHVAGDVQFAGRTDVTVVGTDLAAVQDFFGFTDWPAQVVTLDLGGRVLEVTGIPGHHEASVAVHDPWTGWLLTGDTVYPGRLYVEDVPAFLDSLDRLVALASSRPVTAVLGCHVEMTRTPGRDYPLGATWQPDEAPLQMTVEQLVAVRDAARSVADRPGAHAFDDVVVWNGPCRGAALRHRARLAAYRLRTWLATG from the coding sequence GTGACGGAGGTCGACTTCACCCACGCGGCACCGGTGCCGACGGACCTCGACGTGGCCTGGGTGCACGGGTCGCGGCGCGGCCACACGGACCCGCCCATCCAGGTGCACAAGGCCGACCCGCACACGGTGGTGCTGCGCCAGAGCAAGGACGTGGACTACGAGGGGCCGTTCCTGTTCCTGCTGTTCGGCAACGAGCGTGCCGTGCTGTTCGACACCGGGGCCACCGCCGACCCGGCACGGTTCCCGCTGGCCGACACCATCGAGGCGCTGGTGGTGGAGTGGCTGCGCGAGCACCCGCGCCAGGCGTACGAGCTCGTCGTCGCGCACACGCACGCGCACGGTGACCACGTCGCCGGTGACGTCCAGTTCGCCGGGCGGACGGACGTGACCGTGGTCGGGACCGACCTGGCCGCGGTGCAGGACTTCTTCGGGTTCACCGACTGGCCGGCGCAGGTCGTGACGCTGGACCTCGGCGGCCGGGTGCTGGAGGTGACCGGCATCCCCGGCCACCACGAGGCCTCCGTGGCGGTCCACGACCCGTGGACCGGGTGGCTGCTCACCGGTGACACGGTCTACCCCGGCCGGCTCTACGTGGAGGACGTGCCGGCGTTCCTCGACAGCCTGGACCGGCTCGTGGCGCTCGCGAGCTCACGTCCGGTGACCGCGGTGCTGGGCTGCCACGTGGAGATGACGAGGACGCCGGGGCGGGACTACCCGCTCGGGGCCACCTGGCAGCCGGACGAGGCGCCGCTGCAGATGACCGTCGAGCAGCTCGTGGCGGTGCGGGACGCGGCCCGGTCGGTCGCGGACAGGCCGGGGGCGCACGCGTTCGACGACGTGGTCGTCTGGAACGGGCCGTGCCGGGGAGCCGCGCTGCGGCACCGGGCCCGGCTCGCGGCATACCGGCTGCGCACCTGGCTGGCGACCGGCTGA
- a CDS encoding M56 family metallopeptidase, producing the protein MLVVAALVLVALVLAGAAPRVMARRTGFRRSPRPALVVWQCVSLAAVLAALAAGPAVLPATAGPGSGHSVVGGLALALSAAMLLRLLWSGHRVGTRLRAVRREHRELVDLLGLPGDAGAGRVTDRDGTVRVLAHPTPTAYCLPGLRHRVVLTRGALESLPPDQLAAVLAHERAHLRARHDLVLEFFAVLHRAVPPWLRCEAALTEVRLLVEVLADRAAVRVAGVTPVARALVTLAQGRHPEAAMAAGGGTALARMELLAAAQRPARGLSALMYAFAAAVIAVPVALVALAFT; encoded by the coding sequence GTGCTGGTCGTCGCGGCCCTCGTGCTGGTCGCCCTGGTGCTCGCCGGCGCGGCGCCCCGGGTCATGGCCCGGCGCACCGGCTTCCGCCGCTCGCCCCGCCCGGCGCTGGTGGTCTGGCAGTGCGTCTCCCTCGCCGCCGTCCTGGCCGCGCTGGCCGCCGGGCCCGCCGTCCTGCCCGCCACCGCCGGCCCCGGCTCCGGCCACTCCGTCGTCGGCGGGCTCGCCCTGGCGCTCTCCGCCGCGATGCTGCTGCGGCTGCTGTGGTCCGGGCACCGGGTCGGCACCCGGCTGCGGGCCGTGCGGCGCGAGCACCGGGAGCTGGTCGACCTGCTCGGGCTGCCCGGCGACGCCGGCGCCGGCCGGGTCACGGACCGCGACGGCACGGTGAGGGTGCTGGCGCACCCGACGCCGACGGCCTACTGCCTGCCCGGCCTGCGGCACCGGGTCGTGCTCACCCGGGGGGCGCTGGAGTCACTGCCCCCGGACCAGCTGGCGGCCGTCCTCGCCCACGAGCGGGCCCACCTGCGCGCCCGGCACGACCTGGTGCTGGAGTTCTTCGCGGTGCTGCACCGCGCGGTCCCGCCGTGGCTGCGCTGCGAGGCCGCGCTGACCGAGGTGCGGCTGCTCGTGGAGGTGCTCGCCGACCGGGCGGCCGTGCGCGTCGCCGGCGTCACCCCGGTGGCGCGCGCCCTCGTCACGCTCGCGCAGGGCCGCCACCCCGAGGCCGCGATGGCCGCGGGCGGCGGGACGGCGCTGGCCCGGATGGAGCTGCTGGCCGCTGCGCAGCGGCCCGCCCGGGGGCTGTCGGCGCTGATGTACGCCTTCGCCGCGGCCGTCATCGCGGTGCCGGTGGCCCTCGTCGCCCTGGCCTTCACCTGA
- a CDS encoding BlaI/MecI/CopY family transcriptional regulator: MATDPTPRLGELERAVMEHLWTRTGNGDGPATVREVHDVVGAERDLAYTTLMTVLDRLTRKGVVERERDGRAWRYAPLGSREQLTARTLRDALGGLGADDRRAAMVHFLDEASADEIADLRAALAALEARRDAPPA, from the coding sequence ATGGCCACTGACCCCACCCCGCGGCTCGGCGAGCTCGAGCGGGCCGTCATGGAGCACCTGTGGACCCGGACCGGGAACGGCGACGGGCCCGCGACGGTGCGCGAGGTCCACGACGTGGTCGGCGCCGAGCGGGACCTGGCCTACACGACCCTGATGACCGTGCTGGACCGGCTCACCCGCAAGGGCGTGGTCGAGCGCGAGCGCGACGGCCGGGCATGGCGCTACGCCCCGCTCGGCTCCCGCGAGCAGCTGACGGCCCGCACGCTGCGAGACGCGCTGGGTGGCCTGGGCGCCGACGACCGCCGCGCCGCGATGGTGCACTTCCTCGACGAGGCCTCCGCCGACGAGATCGCCGACCTGCGAGCCGCCCTCGCCGCGCTCGAGGCCCGCCGCGACGCACCCCCCGCCTGA
- the cydC gene encoding thiol reductant ABC exporter subunit CydC has protein sequence MTRSTPPILRAGLIGAAATASGIALTATSGWLIVSASARPVILTLLTAIVAVRAFGIARPAFRYLERLRSHDAALGDLAERRTRTYRRLVPLTPARLGRRGRSEVLTGAVRDLDDEVDAQVRVTVPVLSALLAASVAAALTVLVLPDAGAVVATQVGLAGLLAGGLWRAERSTYAVSLRARAEVARVSALVSGNALELQAVGGTEQASRWLAAAHEDLVRATTRQGRVRSVGVGSLLLLTAGATVASAVLAARADLAGPVAALLVLTPLAVGDALAVLPDAMSARARSLAAAERLQALLEQEPAVRDSGDWPVPTADGAVPGLRLRRVTAAWAGDRAQLGPLDLDLEPGEHVAVVGPNGSGKSTLLAVLARALDPRSGRYELDGDDVRGLDLEQTRALFAVVDDTPHVFASSLRENLRLARPGCGDDEIGVALLDAGLGHWLAGLPEGLDTVLGAGGRGVSGGERARLGIARALLSGRPVLLLDEPVAHLDHPTAEAVVSDLLDASRGRTVVMVSHRLDSLEGFDRVVDLGGTTHRAEVGS, from the coding sequence ATGACCCGGTCCACGCCCCCGATCCTGCGCGCCGGGCTCATCGGCGCGGCCGCGACCGCGTCCGGGATCGCCCTGACCGCCACCTCGGGGTGGCTCATCGTCTCGGCCAGCGCCCGCCCGGTCATCCTCACCCTGCTCACGGCGATCGTCGCGGTCCGCGCCTTCGGCATCGCCCGCCCCGCCTTCCGCTACCTGGAGCGGCTGCGCTCCCACGACGCCGCCCTCGGCGACCTCGCCGAACGCCGGACCCGCACCTACCGCCGCCTGGTCCCGCTGACCCCCGCCCGGCTCGGCCGACGCGGCCGCTCCGAGGTGCTGACCGGGGCCGTGCGCGACCTCGACGACGAGGTCGACGCCCAGGTCCGGGTCACCGTGCCGGTGCTCTCGGCCCTGCTCGCCGCGAGCGTCGCCGCGGCCCTCACCGTGCTCGTGCTGCCCGACGCCGGGGCCGTCGTGGCCACCCAGGTGGGGCTGGCCGGGCTGCTCGCCGGCGGCCTGTGGCGCGCCGAGCGCAGCACGTATGCCGTGTCGCTGCGGGCCCGCGCCGAGGTCGCCCGGGTCTCCGCCCTCGTCTCCGGCAACGCCCTGGAGCTCCAGGCGGTGGGCGGCACCGAGCAGGCGAGCCGGTGGCTGGCTGCGGCCCACGAGGATCTGGTCCGGGCCACCACCCGGCAGGGCCGGGTGCGCTCGGTCGGGGTCGGGAGCCTGCTGCTGCTCACCGCCGGCGCCACCGTCGCCTCCGCCGTGCTCGCCGCCCGCGCGGACCTGGCCGGGCCGGTCGCGGCGCTGTTGGTGCTGACCCCCCTCGCGGTCGGCGACGCCCTCGCGGTGCTGCCCGACGCCATGAGCGCCCGCGCCCGGTCCCTGGCCGCCGCCGAGCGGCTCCAGGCCCTGCTCGAGCAGGAGCCGGCGGTGCGGGACAGCGGCGACTGGCCGGTGCCCACCGCCGACGGCGCGGTGCCGGGCCTGCGGCTGCGCCGGGTGACCGCGGCCTGGGCCGGGGACCGCGCGCAGCTCGGCCCCCTCGACCTCGACCTCGAGCCCGGGGAGCACGTCGCCGTCGTCGGCCCCAACGGGTCCGGCAAGTCCACGCTGCTGGCGGTGCTCGCGCGGGCGCTCGACCCCCGCTCCGGCCGCTACGAGCTGGACGGGGACGACGTACGCGGCCTGGACCTGGAGCAGACCCGCGCCCTGTTCGCCGTGGTCGACGACACCCCGCACGTCTTCGCCAGCAGCCTGCGGGAGAACCTGCGCCTGGCCCGCCCCGGCTGCGGTGACGACGAGATCGGCGTGGCCCTGCTCGACGCCGGGCTGGGGCACTGGCTCGCCGGCCTGCCGGAAGGCCTCGACACCGTGCTCGGCGCCGGCGGGCGTGGCGTCTCCGGCGGCGAGCGCGCCCGCCTCGGCATCGCGCGGGCCCTGCTCTCCGGCCGGCCGGTGCTGCTGCTGGACGAGCCGGTCGCCCACCTGGACCACCCGACCGCCGAGGCCGTGGTCTCAGACCTGCTCGACGCCTCCCGCGGGCGGACCGTGGTCATGGTCAGCCACCGCCTGGACAGCCTGGAGGGCTTCGACCGGGTGGTCGACCTGGGCGGGACCACCCACCGGGCGGAGGTAGGTTCCTGA
- the cydD gene encoding thiol reductant ABC exporter subunit CydD: MRPFDPRLLRLLPSARRAVAALGGLGVVQGAATVATAFAVSALVVAVVDGRSLTGPALAVATLFTVRGLLAAGIEATATRAGSRVSTALRERLLATWLGRPAEERPESSRALTLATDGATSVEPYVARFLPSLVHAAVVPAMAILTLAFVDWPSALVVLLTVPLLPLFAALIGRTTADATAARWRALATLSGHFLDVVRGLPTLVAYGRGRTQANSIETVSQRHRRATMQTLRLAFLSSAALELLATISVALVAVTVGLRLAGGDMPLGPALTAILLAPEAYWPIRRVGAEFHSAADGAAALEEAFSELERPSQAPSQGAAPQARATGLAYRHPGASSDTLTAVDLDARPGLTVVTGPSGCGKSTLLELLAGLRTPTAGHVEAPRAHLLTQQPFLSAGTIRDNLLLGARYGTGDQQLWEALREVGLDGLVAGLPDGLGTRIGDDGFGLSAGQRARLGLARVLLSSAPLVLLDEPTAHLDQDAATTAHQAIRDLAEERVVVAVTHRPELLEHADAHVALTPAPRTVTR, from the coding sequence ATGCGCCCGTTCGACCCGCGCCTGCTGCGCCTGCTGCCGAGCGCCCGCCGTGCCGTGGCGGCGCTCGGCGGCCTCGGCGTGGTCCAGGGCGCGGCGACCGTGGCGACGGCGTTCGCGGTGTCCGCGCTCGTGGTCGCCGTGGTGGACGGGCGGTCGCTGACCGGACCGGCCCTGGCGGTCGCGACGCTGTTCACGGTGCGCGGCCTGCTCGCCGCCGGGATCGAGGCCACCGCCACCCGGGCCGGCTCGCGGGTCTCGACCGCCCTGCGCGAGCGCCTGCTGGCCACCTGGCTGGGACGCCCGGCCGAGGAGCGGCCCGAGAGCTCCCGGGCGCTGACCCTGGCCACCGACGGCGCCACCTCCGTCGAGCCCTATGTGGCGCGCTTCCTGCCCTCCCTGGTCCACGCCGCCGTCGTGCCGGCCATGGCCATCCTCACCCTGGCCTTCGTCGACTGGCCCAGCGCGCTCGTCGTGCTGCTGACCGTCCCCCTGCTGCCGCTGTTCGCGGCGCTGATCGGACGCACCACGGCAGATGCCACCGCCGCCCGGTGGCGGGCGCTGGCCACCCTGTCCGGTCACTTCCTCGACGTGGTCCGCGGGCTGCCGACCCTCGTCGCCTACGGCCGCGGCCGCACCCAAGCCAACTCGATCGAGACGGTCAGCCAGCGGCACCGCCGGGCCACGATGCAGACCCTGCGCCTGGCCTTCCTCAGCTCCGCCGCGCTGGAGCTGCTGGCGACCATCTCCGTGGCCCTGGTCGCGGTGACAGTGGGCCTGCGCCTGGCGGGTGGCGACATGCCGCTCGGGCCGGCGCTGACCGCGATCCTGCTGGCGCCCGAGGCGTACTGGCCGATCCGCCGCGTCGGCGCCGAGTTCCACTCCGCCGCCGACGGCGCCGCCGCACTGGAGGAGGCGTTCAGCGAGCTGGAGCGGCCGTCGCAGGCTCCGTCCCAGGGCGCCGCACCGCAGGCCCGGGCCACCGGCCTGGCCTACCGCCACCCCGGCGCGAGCAGCGACACCCTCACCGCGGTGGACCTCGACGCCCGGCCCGGGCTGACCGTGGTGACCGGGCCGTCCGGCTGCGGCAAGTCGACCCTGCTGGAGCTGCTGGCCGGGCTGCGGACCCCCACCGCCGGCCACGTCGAGGCGCCCCGGGCGCACCTGCTCACCCAGCAGCCGTTCCTGTCGGCCGGCACGATCCGGGACAACCTGCTGCTCGGCGCCCGCTACGGCACCGGCGACCAGCAGCTGTGGGAGGCGCTGCGCGAGGTCGGCCTCGACGGCCTCGTCGCCGGCCTGCCCGACGGCCTCGGCACCCGCATCGGCGACGACGGGTTCGGCCTGTCCGCGGGGCAGCGCGCCCGGCTCGGCCTGGCCCGCGTGCTCCTGAGCAGCGCCCCTCTGGTGCTGCTCGACGAGCCCACAGCCCACCTGGACCAGGACGCTGCGACCACCGCGCACCAGGCGATCCGCGACCTGGCCGAGGAGCGCGTCGTGGTGGCCGTGACCCACCGGCCCGAGCTGCTCGAGCACGCCGACGCGCACGTCGCCCTGACGCCGGCCCCGAGGACCGTGACGCGATGA
- the cydB gene encoding cytochrome d ubiquinol oxidase subunit II, which translates to MELTTVWFILIGVLWTGYFVLEGFDFGVGMLMPVLGRGEDGETRKRVLLNTIGPVWDGNEVWLLTAGGATFAAFPIWYATLFSGFYLPLLLILVALIVRALGFDYRGKVDDPAWRRRWDVAIVVGSVVPALLWGVALTNIVRGVPINAAKEYTGNLFTLLNPVGLLGGLTTVALFLTHGAIFVALKTEGDIRRQARELSVRVGLVAAALAVALLVTLNAQTGSAASWVAAGAAAVALLAGLFASWRDREGWAFVGTFVAIGAAVASLFLALYPDVMPSSTNPAFSLTVTNASSTAYTLKIMTIVAAVFTPLVLAYQAWTYWVFRRRIGTRHIPAASGTAPAPSAPHAPGSSPVPPTAPAPSR; encoded by the coding sequence ATGGAGCTCACCACCGTCTGGTTCATCCTCATCGGGGTGCTGTGGACCGGCTACTTCGTCCTCGAGGGCTTCGACTTCGGCGTCGGCATGCTCATGCCGGTGCTGGGCCGCGGCGAGGACGGCGAGACCCGCAAGCGCGTGCTGCTCAACACGATCGGCCCCGTCTGGGACGGCAACGAGGTGTGGCTGCTGACCGCGGGAGGGGCGACCTTCGCGGCGTTCCCCATCTGGTACGCCACGTTGTTCAGCGGGTTCTACCTCCCGCTGCTGCTCATCCTCGTCGCGCTGATCGTGCGTGCGCTCGGCTTCGACTACCGCGGCAAGGTCGACGACCCGGCCTGGCGCCGGCGGTGGGACGTCGCCATCGTCGTCGGCTCGGTGGTCCCCGCCCTGCTGTGGGGCGTCGCGCTGACCAACATCGTGCGGGGCGTGCCGATCAACGCGGCCAAGGAGTACACCGGCAACCTGTTCACCCTGCTCAACCCGGTCGGGCTGCTCGGCGGGCTGACCACGGTGGCGCTGTTCCTCACCCACGGCGCGATCTTCGTGGCGCTCAAGACCGAGGGGGACATCCGGCGCCAGGCGCGGGAGCTGTCGGTGCGGGTGGGCCTGGTGGCCGCCGCGCTGGCCGTGGCGCTGCTGGTGACCCTCAACGCGCAGACCGGTTCGGCTGCCTCGTGGGTCGCCGCCGGAGCCGCCGCGGTGGCGCTGCTGGCCGGCCTGTTCGCCTCCTGGCGCGACCGCGAGGGCTGGGCGTTCGTCGGCACGTTCGTCGCGATCGGCGCGGCAGTGGCCTCGCTGTTCCTCGCGCTCTACCCCGACGTCATGCCCAGCTCGACCAACCCCGCGTTCTCGCTGACCGTGACCAACGCGTCCAGCACGGCATACACGTTGAAGATCATGACGATCGTCGCCGCGGTCTTCACCCCGCTGGTGCTGGCCTACCAGGCGTGGACCTACTGGGTCTTCCGCCGGCGGATCGGCACCCGGCACATCCCCGCGGCCAGCGGTACCGCCCCGGCGCCGTCGGCCCCGCACGCCCCCGGCAGCAGCCCGGTCCCGCCGACCGCGCCGGCACCGAGTCGCTGA